GGTGAACGGTGTCACGTTCACGGTTCGAAAAGGTGACGTTGTGGTCTTAATCGGCCCGAATGGATCCGGGAAAACGACAGTGCTGAACGTTCTCAGCGGTATTTACGAAGCGACGTCTGGCACGATTGTCTACAGGGGCACCGACATCACCAACAAAAAGCCCCATGAGATTAAACGCTTAGGCATCTCCCGGACCTTCCAGAACATTCGCCTGTTCCCTGAACTGACAGCACTTGAGAATGTTGTGATTGGCTTCTACCCGAAGGGGACCGTAGGGTTGGCGGGGACATTGCTGTCAAGACGCAAAGGTTATGCCGAAGAAAAGGTCGCATATGAGCGAGCACGGAGTGCACTTGAATTGCTCGGGTTCAGCCGGATTTATGAAAAGGCAAGGAACCTCCCGTACGGACAGCAGCGGATTGTCGAGATTGCAAGGGCGATGGTCGCAGAGCCTGAAGTGCTGCTGTTGGACGAACCTGCAGCGGGTATGAACCCTGAGGAGACCAAATCACTTGCCGAAATCATTTACCGACTGCACGACCTCGGCTTGACGATTGTGCTCATCGAACATGACATGTCGTTCGTCGCAAATGTTGCAACACAGGCTTATGTGATGGACTTTGGCAAGAAAATCAGCGAGGGGTCGGTGCAGGAGGTGCTGCATGACCCAGAAGTGGTCAAGGCTTATCTGGGGGATGACACTGAATATGACTATGCTTAAAGTCAACCACATCGAATCCCACTACGGACAGGTCATCGCCCTGCATGATATCGATGTCGAAGTGAATCAAGGAGAAATCGTGACGTTACTGGGGGTGAATGGCGCCGGGAAAAGTACAACCCTGAAAACCATCTCAGGTCTCCTGCATCCCGTTAAGGGCACCATCGAGTTCGAAGGCGAACGGATTGATAGAGTGCAGCCAGAGAACATCGTACGCCGGCGCATCGTACACGTTCCTGAAGGCCGAAAGATTTTTCCAGGGCTCACGGTTCGGGAGAACTTGATGATGGGAACCTCGAATCAGAAGCTGAAGCGGCCCGAGGTGGAACAGGGGATTGAGCGAGTGCTCGAGGTGTTCCCGGATTTGAAACGGCTGGATAAGCAACTCGGGTGGTCACTCTCAGGCGGCCAGCAACAAATGCTTGCGATTGGTAGGGGGCTGATGGGCAACCCGCGCATCCTGATGCTCGATGAACCCTCGCTCGGATTGGCACCCGTGATAGTGAAACAGGTTTTTCAGACCATCAAGGCAATCAACGAGCAGGGTGTGACGATTCTGTTGGTCGAGCAAAACGCGAGTCTCAGCCTGCGCATCTCGAACCGGGCCTACCTGTTGGAAACGGGTCGGGTGATTCGGAGCGATACCGCCGAAACCCTCCTGCAGGATGAAACTGTCCGCGCGGCGTTGATGGGGGCTAGAGGGTCAGCAAGCACAGGCTCCTGAGACCCATCTTGGGACCTCTCTCGAGACCTCTCCTGAGACCGATAACAGGTTCACGTAAATGGCTCTGTTGACGAGTGTGTTACGCTCATCCCAATCAAACGTGAAGAAGGTGTATTGATGCAGACGCGGAAGTTAGGAAACAGCGGACTTGAAGTGAGTGCACTGTGCCTTGGGACCATGACGTTTGGGAACCAGGCGGGTAAAACAGAGTCACACAACATTCTTTCCACAGCCTTTGATGCGGGTGTGTATTTCATCGACACCGCAGACGTGTACCCTTTAGGAGGGACATGGGAGCAACTTGGGCGGACTGAAGAAACCATTGGCGAGTGGCTGCGGGGCAGGCGCCACGAAGTCGTGTTAGCGACGAAGTGTTTTGGTCAAATGAGCAACAATCCAAATGCCAAGGGCCTTGGTAGAAAACACATCTTTGATGCGGTCGATGCAAGTCTGCGTCGCCTTGGCACAGATTACATCGACCTTTACCAAGCTCATCAGTTTGACTTTGACGTGCCGATGGAGGAAACCCTGCGTGCCTTTGACGATCTCGTTCGCGAAGGCAAGGTTCGCTACGTCGGCGTCTCGAACTGGCGGGCGTGGCAAGTCGCAAAAGCACTCGGCATCAGTCGCCATTTTCACTACGATCCGATTCAGAGCGTTCAGCCGCGGTACAACTTGCTGTTCCGTATGATTGAGGACGAACTCGTACCGCTCTGCCAGAGTGAAGGGGTCGGGATGATTACGTATAATCCGCTCGCCGGCGGTATGCTGACGGGGCGCTATCAACCTGGACAGGAGGTTGAAGCGGCGACTAGGTTCTCTCTCGGTGGTATCGGTGCCGGTGCCGGAAAAATGTATCAGGAGCGGTACTGGAATCAGGCGGTGTTTGAAGTGGTTGAGCATTACCGCAAGTGGTGTGCAGAGCAGGGACGGAATATGGTGACGACGGCCGTACAATGGGTCATCAGCCAACCAGGCATTACTTCGGCCATCATCGGTGCCAGCCGCGTTTCCCAGCTCGACGATTCTCTGCGGGCCGTAGAGGCGCAGCCACTCTCCGCGGAAGAGCTGCAAGCACTGGATGAACTTTGGTTTCAGTTGCCAAAGCGAAACGAGTTTCGCTGAGAACCAGACAAATCAATTGTGAGTTGTGGCGAACTGGTCTTCGCTCCAAGATGAATGCATCGTTGCATCGTTGCATCGTTGCATCGTTGCGCCGCAAGAGAGACTGCATGTGACAATGTGCATATCAGGTTGCGTGAAAAGCACGTTTCAATTTGAAACGTGCTTTTCGTTTTTTAACACGACCCTGATGAGGGTGCATCTTGCTAGCGTCGTAAGCTGCTTCACCCCGTCAATCCAAGGCACCAACTCCTCTGGCACGAATTTTGCTGCATGATTCAGTGGGAAGTAGGTTCTTCCGGGAGGTGTAAGGATGAAGATTGTATGCGTCGGTGACGCCATGATTCGTGGCGAGGCATTTGCAAAAGCAGCCAAAAAACTGGGGACGGCAGACATCGTCAGTGGAGATTGGGAAACGGACTGGGACAGGCTCCAGCATCGACGTCTTGTTGTGGAACAAAAGGGGCCAGGCGTGGAATCGGTTCCGCCCATCTTCCTCGAACATCAAGACACCGAGATGGCGCTTGGATTGTTTTGTCCCTTTTCAGCAGCATTAATGGACGCTCTTCCGAGTCTCAAAGTGATTGGCGTAGCTCGAGCAGGCGTAGAAAATGTTGACATCGAGGGGGCAACCAAACGCGGCATTCTGGTTTTTCACGTGACGGGGCGCAATGCAGAGGCCGTCTCTGATTACGCAGTCGGACTTATGCTTAGTGAAGTACGAAACATTGCCAGGGCACACGCGGCAATCGCACAAGGGTCGTGGCGCAAACAATTTTCGAATTCGGATTATGTCCCCGAGTTAAAAGGCAAAACCATCGGGATTGTGGGCTTCGGTCACATCGGACGGCTGGTTGCGAGAAAGTTTAGCGGCTTCGACGTTCGCCTTCTGGCATATGACCCATGGGTCACCGGAGAGTTGCCAGAGGGTGTGGCAGTTGTGGATAAAGAGACGTTGTTTCGCGAGTCCGACTTTGTCACCCTGCATGCTCGTCTGACAAACGAGAGCCGCCAGTTGGTGAGTCAACACGAACTTGACTTGATGAAGCCGACGGCGTATCTGGTGAATACAGCCCGGTCTGCGTTGATTGATACGGGTGCATTGGTCGCGGCCTTGCAGAGTGGCAAGATTGCAGGTGCTGCCCTCGATGTGTTCGACGTCGAGCCCATCCCGCACGACCACCCATTGCGCAAGCTGGACAACGTCACGTTAACCACCCATATTGCAGGGACCACTAGGGAGGCGTTAACGAGATCGCCAGAACTTCTCGTCGAGGAGATTGATAACTTTTTCTCCGGGGCTGGGCGAGTCACACTAAAAAATCCAGAGGTCTTGGAACGACCCGGTGTCAGGGATAAGGCAGCTGAACTGGTCGACGCGCTCGGCCGCCAGACGCCTGCACGATGAAGCAGCCAATCGCTTTTTCGCACATGTTGCAGGAGGCGAGGCTCGGTCAGTACGCGGTCGCGGCCTTTAACGCCTACAGCTTGGAGAGTTTTCAGGCTGCGCTCAGAGCCGCTGACAACGCCGGAGTGCCTGTGTTGATTGCACTTGGCGAGCGATACTTCTCAAACCTTCGCCCGCGTGTTGCCTTCGGGGTGTTGCAAGGCTTGCTTACGGCGAGTGAAGTCGGAGATACCTATCCTTTGCGTGTCGGATTGCACCTTGATCATGCGCTTCAATTTGAGTCCTGCCGGGAAGCGATTGAAGCAGGTTTTAGCAGCGTCATGATTGATGCATCTGGCGAGGCGTTTGAAGAGAACGTCTCGCGTACACGTCAGGTCGTAGAGCTTGCGCATGCGCGAGGGGTTGGCGTCGAAGCCGAACTCGGTGGCCTCGCTGCAGGCGCCGCGAGCCATGAATTCGAGCAGGGAGATGAGGTCCTCACCGACCCAAAGCAGGCTGAAATGTTTGTCCGGAAGACGGGTGTCGACGCCCTCGCAGTATCGATTGGAACAGTCCATGGGATGTACAAGGGTGAACCGCATCTTGACTTCGCAAGACTCGACGAAATTGCGAGACGTGTCAGCGTGCCGCTCGTCCTTCATGGTGGATCCGGTACGCCGCCCGAACTGCTTGCGAAGGCCATACGTCTTGGCATTGCCAAGGTGAACGTGAATACGGAAGCCTCCCTGGCCGCTGTCGATGCCATTCACTCGCGACTGTCGCAGGAGCAGACTCCGCATCTGTCAGAACTCGGCATACTCTCGCGCAGTGCCATGGAAGCGGTGATGCAAAAGTACATCCGTTTGTTCCAGCCGGGGCGATGACCATGTTATTGGTCCTCGACATTGGGACGACGGGCACACGAGCGCTGCTCATCGACACCTTGGGTCGTATTCACGGTATGGCGTACCGCGAGTACAAAAACCGTTTTCTCGGCAAGGGCGCCATTGAGCAGGATGGGATGACATGGTGGCAGGCTGTGACGGAAGTGGTGCCACAAGTGCTCGCACAAGGAGATGACGTTTCACGCAGTGTGTCATGCAGTATTTCGCGTAATATTTCACGCAGTATTGAAGCGATTGCTGTGACTTCGCAGCGCGCAACGGTTCTGCCTGTGAATGCTTCCGGAGAGCCTCTTGCGCCGGCGATTCTGTGGCAGGACAAACGCACACTTGGGGAGTGTAAAGGTCTCGCAGAAGCTGTTGGCGAGGAGGCCGTCTACCGGACGACGGGCCTTCGGATAGATCCCTACTTTTCACTGCCGAAAGTCCTTTGGTTCAAACACGAACGACCAGACGTCTGGAAAAATACCTACACTTTTTTGACTGTCCACGACTGGATTGTTTTTCAACTGACGGGGCGTTTTGCAACGGAAGGGACGCAGGCTTCGCGCACGCAACTGTTTGACGTCAGACGGCGAACGTGGGCAACCAATTTGGCCCAGGACATCGGACTCGACTTCGTTCCGTTTCCAGATGTACACGCAACTGGCAGCATTCTGCAGGGACTGTCTACAGAAGCTGCCGGAACACTCGGCTTAAAAGCGGGAACACCGGTTGTGCTCGCCGGCGGCGATCAACAATGCGCTGCCGTCGGACTTGGTGTGATTCGACCTGGCGAAGTCAAGATTACAACGGGAACAGGGACATTCATTGTGTCTCCAGTAGACCATCCGGTCTTCGACAGCAAAAGCCGTGTGCTGTGCAGTCTGTCAGCTGTCCCGAACCAGTGGATTCTCGAGGCGGGCATTTTTACCACAGGTGCGATTTTGCGTTGGTGGCGGGATGAACTGGCAGATTGGGCCGTAGCCGATGGGCGGGAGAAAAACGCAGATCCGTACGACGTCATCACGAGCCTGGCTGGCACGGCTCCCCCGGGGAGCAAAGGTGTCTTATTAATTCCGCATTTTGCTGGTAGTGCTGCTCCCTACTGGAATGCAGAATCACGAGGGCTCCTGTTTGGACTCTTGCAGCACCATACCAATGCAGACCTGGCCCGCGCCGTTTTGGAAGGCATTGCTCTTGAGACGAACAAGAATCTCGCTCTGATGATGGGTCTGCGAAACGAGACAGGCACCGAAGTTGGGGTGAACACCCTATCGGTATCTGTCGTAAAGGAGTTCCAAATGGAGAGCCAAACGACAACCAGACGGGCGATTCATGTCACCGGGGGAATGACCCGAAGCACCCTGTTTAATCAGATTCAGGCGGACGTGTATGGCCGCAGAGTGACGCCGGCGTCAACAGAACAGGCCACAGCACTTGGTGCAGCGGTTCTGGCTGCTGTCGCAATTGGCGCGTATGACGACCTGGATAGTGCAACAGCCGCCATGTGCAAAATGGATGAGGGGCGGACAGCGTATCCAGATGAGACGAGACACCATCTCTATCAACACGTGCAGGATTTGCATCACCGTATCTACAGTGCCTTGGACGTAGCGGGGGTGTACGGGGCTGCTGCGAACCTTGCGTCGAGTGAACCATGAACAACGGGCTTCGCTCCTTGTTGGCATGGATGTTGCGTCTGATGTTCGCAGGAGTGATGGGTACCTCTATCTACTTTGGAGCTAGCTGAGCTGTTCCAATCTCGTCAGAGAGGTGTGGGCTGTGCAATGAGACTGGCAGGAAAGGTTTGCATCATCACAGGAGGCGGAAAAGGCATCGGTGCTGCGACTGCCCTGGAGTTTGTCCGCGAAGGAGCAGTTGTTGAAATTGGAGACACGGACAGGGCCGCGATGGAACAGACGGCACGTGAAATCGAACGGCAATATGGTGCGGACACGGTTTGGACGACAGAGGTAGACGTGACAGATTTTGAACGCGTCCAGAACTGGGTTGAACAGATTTACGCGCGTCACAGCAAAGTTGATGTCCTGTTTAACAACGCTGGTATCAGTGCGGTTGGCCCGCTTCATCAGGTAAGTGAGGAGCTGTGGAACCGCGTCATTTCCGTGAATCTAACCGGTGTTTTCCACGTCTCTAAGGCAGTTATCCCCATCATGATGGCGCAGCACACTGGTTGCATCATCAACATGTCGTCCTGCATTGCAGAGATTGGATTGCTGAATCGGGCAGCCTACGCGGCAACCAAAGGGGCTGTGTTATCGATGACAAAGTCCATGCAAGTGGACTACGCCGAATCTGGTATCCGGGTCAATGCGTTACTCCCCGGGACGATTTATACGCCATTTGTCGAGGACTATCTAAAACACTCCTATGACAATCCTGAGGAAGCGATTGTGCAACTGAAGCAAAGGCAGCTCGGAACTGCCCTCGGGACTCCTCGAGATGTGGCTTTGGCAGCGACGTACCTGGCT
The Alicyclobacillus curvatus genome window above contains:
- a CDS encoding ABC transporter ATP-binding protein; the encoded protein is MLKVNHIESHYGQVIALHDIDVEVNQGEIVTLLGVNGAGKSTTLKTISGLLHPVKGTIEFEGERIDRVQPENIVRRRIVHVPEGRKIFPGLTVRENLMMGTSNQKLKRPEVEQGIERVLEVFPDLKRLDKQLGWSLSGGQQQMLAIGRGLMGNPRILMLDEPSLGLAPVIVKQVFQTIKAINEQGVTILLVEQNASLSLRISNRAYLLETGRVIRSDTAETLLQDETVRAALMGARGSASTGS
- a CDS encoding aldo/keto reductase; the protein is MQTRKLGNSGLEVSALCLGTMTFGNQAGKTESHNILSTAFDAGVYFIDTADVYPLGGTWEQLGRTEETIGEWLRGRRHEVVLATKCFGQMSNNPNAKGLGRKHIFDAVDASLRRLGTDYIDLYQAHQFDFDVPMEETLRAFDDLVREGKVRYVGVSNWRAWQVAKALGISRHFHYDPIQSVQPRYNLLFRMIEDELVPLCQSEGVGMITYNPLAGGMLTGRYQPGQEVEAATRFSLGGIGAGAGKMYQERYWNQAVFEVVEHYRKWCAEQGRNMVTTAVQWVISQPGITSAIIGASRVSQLDDSLRAVEAQPLSAEELQALDELWFQLPKRNEFR
- a CDS encoding 2-hydroxyacid dehydrogenase; translation: MKIVCVGDAMIRGEAFAKAAKKLGTADIVSGDWETDWDRLQHRRLVVEQKGPGVESVPPIFLEHQDTEMALGLFCPFSAALMDALPSLKVIGVARAGVENVDIEGATKRGILVFHVTGRNAEAVSDYAVGLMLSEVRNIARAHAAIAQGSWRKQFSNSDYVPELKGKTIGIVGFGHIGRLVARKFSGFDVRLLAYDPWVTGELPEGVAVVDKETLFRESDFVTLHARLTNESRQLVSQHELDLMKPTAYLVNTARSALIDTGALVAALQSGKIAGAALDVFDVEPIPHDHPLRKLDNVTLTTHIAGTTREALTRSPELLVEEIDNFFSGAGRVTLKNPEVLERPGVRDKAAELVDALGRQTPAR
- a CDS encoding class II fructose-bisphosphate aldolase, which translates into the protein MLQEARLGQYAVAAFNAYSLESFQAALRAADNAGVPVLIALGERYFSNLRPRVAFGVLQGLLTASEVGDTYPLRVGLHLDHALQFESCREAIEAGFSSVMIDASGEAFEENVSRTRQVVELAHARGVGVEAELGGLAAGAASHEFEQGDEVLTDPKQAEMFVRKTGVDALAVSIGTVHGMYKGEPHLDFARLDEIARRVSVPLVLHGGSGTPPELLAKAIRLGIAKVNVNTEASLAAVDAIHSRLSQEQTPHLSELGILSRSAMEAVMQKYIRLFQPGR
- a CDS encoding SDR family oxidoreductase — translated: MRLAGKVCIITGGGKGIGAATALEFVREGAVVEIGDTDRAAMEQTAREIERQYGADTVWTTEVDVTDFERVQNWVEQIYARHSKVDVLFNNAGISAVGPLHQVSEELWNRVISVNLTGVFHVSKAVIPIMMAQHTGCIINMSSCIAEIGLLNRAAYAATKGAVLSMTKSMQVDYAESGIRVNALLPGTIYTPFVEDYLKHSYDNPEEAIVQLKQRQLGTALGTPRDVALAATYLASDESSYVMGSGLVVDGGVTAGKKS